Proteins encoded within one genomic window of Amphiura filiformis unplaced genomic scaffold, Afil_fr2py scaffold_185, whole genome shotgun sequence:
- the LOC140145255 gene encoding uncharacterized protein codes for MRLTHKRSVFHFDYTLGNSILQTTNSHPYLGVTITDKLTWNKHIDNITASANRTLGFIRRNLYSCPQHVKESAYKTLVRPLVEYSSSTWDPYTQVLNNKLEMVQRRAARFVSGDYKSKSQGCMTELLRQLDWESLQSRRKCRRLTILQKAITGHLSLPVGKLLQPAPRTSRHTNSQAFATLAATKDCYKNSYLPRTIRDWNSIPDSIAKRQEPNTFKAAIASHIYKQD; via the coding sequence ATGAGACTCACACATAAAAGATCTGTGTTCCATTTTGACTACACACTGGGTAATTCTATCTTGCAGACAACAAATAGCCACCCATATCTCGGCGTAACAATCACTGATAAACTCACTTGGAATAAGCACATCGATAACATAACAGCATCCGCAAACCGCACCTTGGGCTTTATACGTAGAAATCTATATTCATGTCCCCAACATGTGAAAGAGTCGGCCTATAAGACACTGGTTCGTCCTTTGGTGGAATATTCATCCTCTACATGGGATCCGTATACACAAGTGCTTAACAACAAGCTTGAAATGGTTCAAAGGAGAGCGGCCCGTTTTGTAAGTGGGGATTACAAGTCAAAATCACAGGGTTGCATGACTGAGCTACTTCGACAGCTAGATTGGGAGTCGCTACAGTCCAGAAGGAAGTGTAGAAGACTGACCATACTTCAAAAAGCCATCACTGGTCACCTATCCCTACCTGTCGGAAAACTCCTTCAGCCCGCCCCACGTACGTCACGGCATACTAACTCACAAGCCTTCGCAACACTAGCAGCCACGAAAGACTGCTACAAGAACTCTTACCTGCCCAGAACAATCAGAGACTGGAATTCTATTCCAGACTCAATAGCTAAGCGACAagaaccaaataccttcaaagcaGCCATAGCAAGCCACATCTATAAGCAAGACTAA
- the LOC140145256 gene encoding uncharacterized protein: MNELHDSLTKLRATSNGQIFLAGDFNLPDIEWENNSFKTGGQYPSLSKKLLEITAEFGLEQVVREPTRGNNTLDLFFTTNPTLVEKSIVVPGISDHDSIPLIIVNCRPKINKQKARKIFLYHKADLQALKSDLKNWSDLFVRKNVSNSTVNELYSDFQCAIEDAMDTHIPSKMSTKRSQTPWINKKIKRLHKRKQRAFNAYKKSPNPSSHENFTEIRKTVFKETRNSYRRHIADVCSDSPKSFWSFIKSLKVDAMGIPTLKKDGKLESENVCKAEILNDQFRSVFTKEDNNPPKEQIPKIPTMPDITISPEGVAKLLKELDPKRPVAQMGSQRVSSNWMRRN; this comes from the coding sequence ATGAATGAGCTTCATGACTCATTGACCAAGCTTAGAGCTACAAGCAAcggtcaaatatttttggcaggagATTTTAATCTCCCAGACATTGAATGGGAAAATAACTCATTCAAAACAGGGGGGCAATATCCCTCTCTTTCCAAGAAATTACTTGAGATCACAGCTGAGTTTGGTTTGGAGCAGGTTGTGCGTGAGCCCACACGTGGGAACAACACACTTGACTTATTTTTTACCACCAACCCCACCTTGGTTGAAAAATCTATTGTGGTCCCAGGTATAAGTGACCATGATAGCATTCCATTGATCATAGTCAATTGTAGACCTAAAATCAATAAGCAGAAAGCTCGCAAGATATTCTTGTACCACAAAGCTGATTTACAGGCTCTTAAAAGTGACTTAAAAAATTGGTCAGATTTATTTGTGAGAAAAAATGTCTCCAACAGCACAGTTAATGAGCTGTACAGTGATTTTCAGTGTGCTATAGAAGACGCAATGGACACACACATACCATCCAAAATGTCTACCAAGAGAAGCCAAACCCCCTGGATAAATAAGAAAATCAAACGCCTTCACAAGCGTAAGCAGAGAGcgtttaatgcatacaaaaaatcACCAAACCCAAGTAGTCATGAGAATTTCACTGAAATAAGAAAAACTGTATTTAAAGAAACCAGGAACTCATACAGGAGACATATTGCTGATGTTTGTTCTGATTCGCCTAAGAGCTTTTGGTCGTTTATAAAAAGCCTCAAGGTTGATGCTATGGGAATCCCAACACTTAAGAAAGATGGTAAGCTTGAGTCTGAAAATGTTTGTAAAGCTGAAATTCTGAATGACCAGTTTAGATCAGTCTTCACAAAGGAAGATAATAATCCACCCAAAGAGCAAATTCCTAAAATTCCAACCATGCCAGACATCACCATTTCGCCTGAAGGTGTAGCCAAATTACTTAAGGAGCTTGACCCCAAAAGGCCAGTGGCCCAGATGGGATCTCAGCGCGTATCCTCCAATTGGATGCGGAGGAATTAG